In Phyllopteryx taeniolatus isolate TA_2022b chromosome 1, UOR_Ptae_1.2, whole genome shotgun sequence, the following proteins share a genomic window:
- the LOC133490133 gene encoding cyclin-dependent kinase 17-like isoform X1: MTPPPASTRGGRTPTRAAAAAIWLITSDRDGSAREPKSRPITRDGNSGGGTRRLAWRFAAFRCQVVVGRRRSGALLPARITKHEGQRSSPPSSTSTSRPPGAGVAPENMDRMKIIKRRLSMSLRSARPVDDSLSELAEQMALDEPSTARDNVPMAVSALHPPASHSAPSFLRQYAGHLGRTALRREPGGGLERDRACLSLHRTGSLGIVHENVKMGSDGESDQASGTSSDEVQSPVRVRMRNNHHRRISNEDINKRLSLPADIRLPEGYLEKFAMNSPPFDKPMSRRLRRASLSEIGFGKLETYIKLDKLGEGTYATVFKGRSKLTDNLVALKEIRLEHEEGAPCTAIREVSLLKDLKHANIVTLHDIIHTDKCLTLVFEYLEKDLKQYMDDCGSIMSVQNVKIFLFQLLRGLAYCHRRKVLHRDLKPQNLLINEKGELKLADFGLARAKSVPTKTYSNEVVTLWYRPPDVLLGSTEYSTPIDMWGVGCIFYEMITGRPLFPGSTVEDELHLIFRILGTPTEETWPGISTSEEFKTYNFPKYNAEPLVNHAPRIDNDGHDLLSVLLQFEAKKRVSAEDALRHAYFRTLGEQVQTLADTASIFSIKGIQLQKDPGKRSSVYPESTMAHRLGSAPSQYFQREAANPRPQSHNLSSTSTG; this comes from the exons GTTGTCGGACGTCGTCGCAGTGGCGCGCTCCTCCCTGCGCGGATTACCAAACACGAGGGGCAACGATCGTCTCCTCCAAGCAGCACAAGCACGAGCAG GCCTCCGGGTGCTGGGGTTGCACCTGAGAACATGGACCGAATGAAGATAATCAAACGGAGGCTGTCCATGTCTTTACGCAGCGCTCGACCCGTTGACGACTCCCTGTCTGAACTGGCAGAGCAGATGGCTTTAGATGAGCCATCAACAGCCAGGGATAATG TGCCGATGGCGGTGAGCGCCTTGCATCCTCCCGCCTCTCACAGCGCTCCCTCCTTCCTGCGTCAGTATGCCGGTCATCTGGGCCGCACCGCCCTCCGCAGGGAGCCGGGTGGGGGGCTGGAAAGAGACAGAGCCTGTCTAAGCCTCCACAGGACTGGATCTCTGg GTATTGTCCACGAGAATGTGAAGATGGGCTCAGATGGTGAGAGCGACCAGGCTTCCGGGACATCTTCCGATGAGGTCCAGAGTCCAGTCAGGGTCCGTATGAGAAACAACCACCATCGACGGATCTCTAATGAG gACATAAACAAACGTCTGTCTCTCCCAGCTGATATCAGGCTACCGGAGGGCTACTTAGAGAAGTTTGCCATGAACAGCCCGCCCTTTGACAAGCCCATGAGCCGCAGGCTACGACGCGCTTCATTG TCCGAAATTGGCTTCGGGAAACTCGAGACCTACATCAAACTGGACAAACTGGGGGAG GGAACATATGCTACAGTTTTTAAGGGGCGAAGCAAGTTAACAGACAACTTAGTGGCTCTGAAAGAGATCCGACTGGAACACGAAGAGGGTGCACCGTGCACAGCCATCAGAGAAG TATCTCTACTGAAAGACTTGAAGCACGCCAATATCGTCACTCTCCATGACATTATCCACACTGACAAGTGCCTGACACTCGTGTTTGAGTATCtg GAAAAAGATTTGAAGCAGTACATGGACGACTGTGGGAGCATAATGAGTGTACAGAACGTCAAG ATCTTCTTATTCCAGCTGTTGAGAGGTCTGGCTTACTGCCATCGAAGGAAGGTCCTCCACAGGGACCTTAAACCCCAGAATCTGCTCATCAACGAGAAGGGAGAGCTGAAACTTGCAGATTTTG GTTTGGCACGGGCCAAGAGTGTCCCCACAAAGACCTACTCAAATGAAGTAGTGACATTATGGTACCGACCTCCAGATGTGCTTCTAGGCTCCACTGAGTACTCTACGCCCATAGACATGTG GGGTGTGGGCTGCATCTTTTATGAAATGATCACAGGCAGGCCTCTCTTCCCCGGATCCACCGTGGAGGACGAACTTCACCTCATATTCCGCATCCTCG GCACCCCCACAGAAGAAACTTGGCCCGGCATCAGCACCAGTGAAGAGTTTAAGACGTATAATTTCCCCAAATACAACGCAGAGCCGCTTGTTAACCACGCTCCGAG GATAGACAACGACGGTCACGACTTGCTCTCAGTGCTTCTGCAG TTTGAGGCAAAAAAACGAGTGTCGGCCGAGGATGCTCTCAGGCACGCGTATTTCAGAACGCTTGGGGAGCAGGTTCAAACCCTGGCTGACA CGGCATCAATCTTCTCCATAAAAGGCATTCAACTTCAGAAAGACCCAGGGAAGAGATCCTCCGTCTACCCAGAGTCAA CGATGGCCCATAGGCTAGGCTCTGCGCCCTCGCAGTACTTCCAGAGAGAAGCAGCCAATCCCAGGCCTCAGAGTCACAATCTCTCCTCCACATCCACTGGCTGA
- the LOC133490133 gene encoding cyclin-dependent kinase 16-like isoform X5, with translation MDVSGNPKGGPASAPRVGDPRMLEVRMGEREPPLRMSPFRMLRVLDSCRPPGSRIGIVHENVKMGSDGESDQASGTSSDEVQSPVRVRMRNNHHRRISNEDINKRLSLPADIRLPEGYLEKFAMNSPPFDKPMSRRLRRASLSEIGFGKLETYIKLDKLGEGTYATVFKGRSKLTDNLVALKEIRLEHEEGAPCTAIREVSLLKDLKHANIVTLHDIIHTDKCLTLVFEYLEKDLKQYMDDCGSIMSVQNVKIFLFQLLRGLAYCHRRKVLHRDLKPQNLLINEKGELKLADFGLARAKSVPTKTYSNEVVTLWYRPPDVLLGSTEYSTPIDMWGVGCIFYEMITGRPLFPGSTVEDELHLIFRILGTPTEETWPGISTSEEFKTYNFPKYNAEPLVNHAPRIDNDGHDLLSVLLQFEAKKRVSAEDALRHAYFRTLGEQVQTLADTASIFSIKGIQLQKDPGKRSSVYPESTMAHRLGSAPSQYFQREAANPRPQSHNLSSTSTG, from the exons ATGGATGTGTCTGGAAACCCCAAAGGGGGTCCTGCAAGCGCTCCTCGGGTGGGAGACCCTCGCATGCTGGAGGTTAGAATGGGGGAGAGAGAGCCACCATTGAGGATGTCACCCTTCCGCATGCTCCGTGTGCTTGACTCATGTCGTCCTCCGGGAAGCCGTATTG GTATTGTCCACGAGAATGTGAAGATGGGCTCAGATGGTGAGAGCGACCAGGCTTCCGGGACATCTTCCGATGAGGTCCAGAGTCCAGTCAGGGTCCGTATGAGAAACAACCACCATCGACGGATCTCTAATGAG gACATAAACAAACGTCTGTCTCTCCCAGCTGATATCAGGCTACCGGAGGGCTACTTAGAGAAGTTTGCCATGAACAGCCCGCCCTTTGACAAGCCCATGAGCCGCAGGCTACGACGCGCTTCATTG TCCGAAATTGGCTTCGGGAAACTCGAGACCTACATCAAACTGGACAAACTGGGGGAG GGAACATATGCTACAGTTTTTAAGGGGCGAAGCAAGTTAACAGACAACTTAGTGGCTCTGAAAGAGATCCGACTGGAACACGAAGAGGGTGCACCGTGCACAGCCATCAGAGAAG TATCTCTACTGAAAGACTTGAAGCACGCCAATATCGTCACTCTCCATGACATTATCCACACTGACAAGTGCCTGACACTCGTGTTTGAGTATCtg GAAAAAGATTTGAAGCAGTACATGGACGACTGTGGGAGCATAATGAGTGTACAGAACGTCAAG ATCTTCTTATTCCAGCTGTTGAGAGGTCTGGCTTACTGCCATCGAAGGAAGGTCCTCCACAGGGACCTTAAACCCCAGAATCTGCTCATCAACGAGAAGGGAGAGCTGAAACTTGCAGATTTTG GTTTGGCACGGGCCAAGAGTGTCCCCACAAAGACCTACTCAAATGAAGTAGTGACATTATGGTACCGACCTCCAGATGTGCTTCTAGGCTCCACTGAGTACTCTACGCCCATAGACATGTG GGGTGTGGGCTGCATCTTTTATGAAATGATCACAGGCAGGCCTCTCTTCCCCGGATCCACCGTGGAGGACGAACTTCACCTCATATTCCGCATCCTCG GCACCCCCACAGAAGAAACTTGGCCCGGCATCAGCACCAGTGAAGAGTTTAAGACGTATAATTTCCCCAAATACAACGCAGAGCCGCTTGTTAACCACGCTCCGAG GATAGACAACGACGGTCACGACTTGCTCTCAGTGCTTCTGCAG TTTGAGGCAAAAAAACGAGTGTCGGCCGAGGATGCTCTCAGGCACGCGTATTTCAGAACGCTTGGGGAGCAGGTTCAAACCCTGGCTGACA CGGCATCAATCTTCTCCATAAAAGGCATTCAACTTCAGAAAGACCCAGGGAAGAGATCCTCCGTCTACCCAGAGTCAA CGATGGCCCATAGGCTAGGCTCTGCGCCCTCGCAGTACTTCCAGAGAGAAGCAGCCAATCCCAGGCCTCAGAGTCACAATCTCTCCTCCACATCCACTGGCTGA